CTGAGCGGGCTGCGTTCGGACCGCGGTGCGGAGTATCTGGAGGACTTCCAGCTGCGTCTGGAGCCCTTCCGGGACGAACCGGTGGTGCGGGAATTCAGCAGCCGACTGGAGCTGAGGGCCACGGCGGCGGCGTGAACGGCGCCGCGGAAAGCGTGAACAACGCCTCACCGCGGAAGCGGCGGCGGTACGGCGCCGGAGCGGCCGCTTCGGCGTAAGGCTTCCTCGCGCAGCCTCGTTGTACGGCTTTATTGTACGGCGTCGGGTATGTCGTACGCCGTCGGGCGGGCCGCGCGCCGGGCCCGCCCGGTGCGTGCCGGGGGCGGACGGTCGTGGTGACCAGGCGACGTGGTCGAACGTTGCTGCGACCCGGTAGCGTGCAGCCGACGATTCCGTAGGTCTGCACGTTGGTAGGAGTCACGGTGACGCAGAGCGGACAGGGTCACGACCCGCAGAATTCTGCGGCCGGTCCCGCGCGAGAGGGCATTGTGCTGCCCGCCAACGGTGAGCCCTGGGTGCCCGACCAGCAGGCCGCACCGCCGGCCGGGCAGCCGTGGGGCCAGCCCTGGGGACCCGGCCCGCAGGCCGCGCCCGCCCCGCAGCAGGGGTACGGCGAGGGGCCCGGCTCGTACGGCGAGGCGTCCGCCCCGCAGCAGGCGCAGACGTACGGCCAGGGGTACCAGCAGCCGCAGCCGCAGGCGCATGCCCAGGGCCAGGGTCAGGGGCAGCAGGGTTACGGCCAGGGCCCGCACGGATTCGCCCCGGAGCAGGGGCAGCACGCCCAGGCACCCCAGGCACCCCAGTCCTCTCCTGCCTCCCCGGCGCCCGCCCCGCAGCCGCAGCAGTCGCAGCAGCCGCAGGGCGGCCAGGGCTTCCCGGCGGCGCCCCAGGGGCAGCCTCCGGTACCGCCGCTGCCGCCCTCGATGCCGCAGCAGGCGCCCCAGCCGCCGCAGCAGAACCAGCCGCCGCAGCAGACCCAGCAGTACGGCCAGCCGCCGCAGGGCCCGTCCGGAGAGCTGGTGCGGGCGACCCCGCAGACCGGTGCGCCGCTGCCGCCCGCCGCGAGCGACGCGGAGGCCACCGCGCTCATCCCGCCTTTCCACGAGCAGTCCGGCTTTGACCAGCAGCCCGGCGGCCCGGGTGCCGCGCCGCTGCCGCCCGAGGCGGGCACCCGGCCCGAGACGCCGGACGAATCCACCACGATGCTGCGCGCCATCAAGCCGAACCAGGCCAGACCCCAGGCCCAGCCGATGCCGCAGTCGCAGCCGATGCCCGGTGCCCAGGGCGCGGGCGACGCCGAGGCCACCCAGCTCATCGCGCCGGTCGGCGCCGCCGCACCGCCCCCGCCGCCCGGCGCGCCGTACGGCGTCCGCCCCGGTGCGCCCGGCGACCGTGCCACCCCGGCCGAGTTCGACGGCCTGTTCCGTGACGGGCCGGGCGCACCCGGCGGACCCAGCGCCCCGGACTCCACCGCACAGCTGCCGCGCTTCGAGGACCCGGGCCGCCCGCCGTACGGCCAGCAGGGCCAGGGGTACCAGGGCCACGGGCAGCAGGGGCAGGGCTACCAGGGCCAGCAGTTCCCGCCCGGCGGCGGCTACGACCAGCAGGCCTCGTACGACGGCGACGGTGGCGGCCGCCGCAAGCTCGCCCCGGCCGTGATCGTCGGCATCGTCATCGTGGCGCTCGCGGGGGCCGGCCTCGGCCTCGGCTGGGCGCTGAGCGGGGGAGGCGACGAGCCCGCGGCGAAGAAGCAGGACGCCGGAGCCGGTACGACGAAGGCGGCCAAGGATTCGGAGCAGCCGAAGCCGTCCGCCGATCCGGCCGAGGCGCAGGCCAAGGGCCTGGACGCGCTGCTGGGCGACAGCAACAACAGCCGTTCCTCGGTGATCGACGCCGTCAACAGCATCAAGACCTGCAGCAACCTCGGCGGCGCGGCCAAGGACCTGCGGGCCGCGGCCGGCCAGCGCAACGACCTGGTGAAGCGGCTGCAGCAGCTGCCCGTCGACAAGATCCCCAACCACGCCCAGCTGACCGCCATGCTGACCAAGGCCTGGCAGTCCTCGGCGGCCGCGGACAACCACTACGCGGCCTGGGCCGGCCAGGTCGGCAGCAAGAAGGGCTGCCACAAGGGCAAGGCCCGGCCCAGCAGGCAGGCCGCCCAGGGCAATGCGGCCAGCGGCCAGGCGACCACGGCCAAGAAGCAGGCGGCCCAGATCTGGAACCCGCTCGCCAAGAAGTACGGCCTGTCGGAGCGCCGCCCCGAACAGCTCTGAGCGTGCCGCCCCGAACAGCTCTGAACAGGCGCCCGCGCAGCGGCCGGCGCAGGGACCTCAGCTGTCCGTGCGCCGCCGTTCCAGCGTCTTGGCGACGTTCACGAAGCCGTCCTGGGCGGCGGTCAACTCGCCGTCCCTGACGACCTGGTAGGTCACCATCCCGTTCACGATGCGCGGGAAGTCCTGGACGGCGAGCATGTCCTCGTCCCGCCAGCGCAGCTTCGGGGTCAGGCCGCCGGTGTCGATGGCGTGGTCACCGCGGTCCAGCGTCGTCTGCAGGGCGTGCGGGGTGATGTCGTCCACGCCCGCGTCGTCGAGCTGCCCGATCAGGGCGCGCAGCACGGTGTAGGCGATCCAGGTCGTCTGGACGCCCTGGTCGGCCGGGTCGATGCGGTTGTCGTCGAAGGCGAAGTCGTTGATGACCTTGCGCATCGGCTGCCAGCGCGGATCGTGCGCGACCGGGTACCAGCCGGTGATGTCCGCGTCCTCCAGTGGCCCGGCGCTGCCGCCCGTACGGTTCAGCAGCGACTGGCCGACGCTGCCCAGGACGGAGGCGACCCGCACCTTGGGACGGTCCTCCTGCAGCCGCCGGAACGAGTCGAAGAACGTGTCCGTGTGGTCGCCGAGCGAGGCGGCCACACAGGAGCCGGGCGCCTTGCCGCCGGACGCCGAGGTGCCGTGGACGGCCGGGTCGGCATCCACGCCGTCCAGGGCGCGGTTCACCTCGGAGGAGTAGTCGGTGCCGTCCTCGGGCGCCTTGATGTCCTTGGCCGGGTGCCGATGGCCGTTCTGGAGGCCGGAGTTGAGCAGGGACGGCATCTGGTCGCCCTGGATGGTGTCCGGCCGGACCAGCGCGACGCGCGAGCAGTCGCCCGCCAGCTGGCGGCCGTTGCCGGCGAGCAGGGAGGCCTGGCCGCCGTTGACCGGGTAGGACAGCGGGCTCTCGAACTCCTCGTCCGAGGCCCCGTAGCCGCCGATGAAGGGGATCCCCTTGACCTCCAGCGGTGACATGAACGAGCGGCCGAACTGGCTGTACGAGCCGACGACGGCGACGGCGCCCTCGGTCACCGCGCGCTGGGCGCAGTGCGCCGCGGTCACCGAGTCGTTCTGCTCGTTGCAGGTCAGCACCTTCAGATGGTGGCCCCGGATACCGCCCCGGGAGTTGACCCAGCGGGCGTAGGCCTGGGCCATGGCCGGCATCCCCGGCATATTGGTCGCCTTGGTGCCCTCGGGGGCCCAGGTCATCACCGTGATGGGCGCCTTGTCCCCGGAATCCTCCGCCGCCCCGGCGGGCGAGCCGCAGCCCGAGAGCAGTGACGCAAGGACCGCCGTACACGCCGCCGCCGAAGCGGTGGTGGCCGCGGGAACCGAGGAGAAGGGGCGGGGGAGGGAGCGTCGCCGTCCGGTCATGGCACAGCAGCCTTCCGTCCTGCCCGGAACGGGCTGATGACGACGAGGCAATGCTCGGTGACGCAGAGGTGAACTCCGGGGGTCAGCTTGAGATCGTTGGTGAAGAACGTACGATCGATTGCTGTGCAAGGTTCGGAGAAGTCTTCCCGTCGCGGGCGCCGCTCGACCACCATGGGCGGTATGCCGCTCAACGACATGCCGTGGTGGCGCTGGCGCAGCAATGTGCGTTCCGCGCTGCACATGCTCTCCGACCCCGCCTTCCAGCAGGAGGCCTGGCTGGCCGGCCTGCCCGGGTACGGCGATGTCACCGACGCCGTCTACCGCCTCGTCGAGGACACCTGGCTGGACAATTGGTCCGCCGAGAAATACGTCGGCACGATCTTCCGGGACTCCCGGGAGGCGCAGCTCGTCGATGCCGCCGTGCTCCGGGTGCTGCGGATCATGCACCAGGTCGGCGCGGACGCTCCGGTGACCGCGTACCTGGAGCACCAGGGCTGGCCGGAGGCCGTGCACGCGGCCCGGGAGGCCCATGTGCAGCTGGCGACGGCGGACGGCGAGGACCCCGATGCCGCGCCGCGCTCGCTGGAGGTGCTGGCCATCATGACCGGTCAGGCGGACGCCCCGGCCTGACCTGCCCGGCAGGTGTGCGACCCTATGAGGTCATGAGCGAGTCGCAGCCCACCCAGCCCGGTCAGCACGATCGGAACGATCAGTACGTCCTCACCCTGTCCTGCCCGGACAAGCAAGGGATCGTGCACGCCGTGTCCAGCTACCTCTTCATCACCGGCTGCAACATCGAGGACAGTCAGCAGTTCGGCGACCACGACACCGGCCTGTTCTTCATGCGGGTCCACTTCAGCGCGGACTCCTCGGTGAGCGTCGACAAGCTGCGCGCCAGCTTCGCCGCGGTGGGCGACTCCTTCGGGATGGACTGGCAGATCCACCGGGCCGACGAGAAGATGCGGATCGTCCTGATGGTGTCCAGGTTCGGGCACTGCCTCAACGACCTGCTCTTCCGCTCCCGGATCGGCGCGCTGCCGGTCGAGATCGCGGCCGTGGTCTCCAACCACACGGACTTCGCCGAGCTGGTCGGCTCGTACGACATCCCCTTCCACCACATCCCGGTCACCCGTGACACCAAGGCCCAGGCCGAGGCGCAGCTGCTGGAGCTGGTGGAGGCGGAGAACGTCGAGCTGGTGGTGCTCGCGCGCTACATGCAGGTGCTCTCGGACGATCTGTGCAAGGCGCTGTCCGGCCGGATCATCAACATCCACCACTCCTTCCTCCCGAGCTTCAAGGGCGCCAAGCCGTACCACCAGGCGCACGCCCGCGGGGTGAAGCTCATCGGTGCCACCGCGCACTACGTCACCGCCGACCTCGACGAGGGCCCGATCATCGAGCAGGAGGTCGAGCGCGTCGGCCATGACGTCACGCCGGACCAGCTCGTGGCGATCGGCCGGGACGTCGAGTGCCAGGCGCTGGCGCGGGCCGTGAAGTGGCACAGCGAGCGCCGGGTCCTGCTCAACGGCAGCCGGACGGTCGTCTTCGCGTAGGCGCGTCGTCCTGCCGCGGCGGAGCGGTTCCCCGTCCTGCCGCGGCGGAATACCTTCCGCACCTCTCACGTTGTGGCCCCGAGGGGGCGCTCGGACCCCCTACGGGACACGTTCGACCGCCCCCTACTGGCCGGGCCCACCCCCTCTGGCGGGCGCTCCCGGAGCCCAGCCCCCGTTCCGTAGAGCCCCAGAGCCCTAGGGGGAGACACCCCCTAGAGCCGGGACAGCGACGCGGTCGCGAAGAGCACATCGCGGATCGCGTCTCGCTCGCCGTTCTGCCCGGCCGCGGCCTCCTCGGGGGAGATATGGCCCGCGGCCAGCTGGCAGAACTCGGCACTGTCCAGGGCGATATGGGCGACGGTGCGGTCCGGGGTGCCGAGCGCGGCCGGTGAGTCCAGGGCTATGTACCAGTGCCCGCCGCCGTTGCCCTCGACCTCCAGATGGAGCGTACGGCCCGGGGCGCCCGCCTCGACCAGCCGCTGCGGCGGCGCGGCGAGCCCGGCCCGACGGCGGTCGGCCAGCGCGCTGGGCAGCAGCCGGGCGGCGAGGTCGACCATCAGGTGGAGGTGCCCGGCCGCCGGGGGTTTGTACGGATAGTCCACCGCCTCCGCGATGTCCCCGGCGTGCACCCAGCACTCGAAGGCGCGGTCCAGGAACGCGTCGCGCAGCGCGAGCCGGAAGTCCCCGTACGGCACGGCGAGCTCGGCCACCTTGTCGCCGGCGAACGACACCTGCCGTATCAGCGCATAGCTCTGGTCGCGCCAGGGTGCGCGCAGGGCGAGCGGGCTGTGTTCCTCGGCGGGCGTCCGCCAGAACGTTTCCGTACGGATAAGGGGATTCGGGGCGCCCGGCGGGGCGGCCGTGCCGAGCGGGTCGGGCAGCCCGAGAGCCGTTGCGACCAGGCCGTCGACCGCCATCAGATGCCCCATGACGCCGGCGACGGTGGACTCCCGCTCGACGGGGCGCTCCCCCTCGAACCAGCGCAGCCGCACCGGAGCGCGCCACTCCGCCTCGCCCATGTCGCGCAGCAGGGCATCCAGTTTGGCGGTCTCCGCGTCGTACGGCGTCGCCCACTCGGGCACCGGGATACGGGCCGGGCGGCGGCCCAGGCAGCCCTCCAGCACCCGGGAGCGCAGCAGCGGATCGAGGTCGAGGCTGTCGGCGGGGTGCAGCAGCCCGACGGCATCGCGCAGCCGCAGCGCCTCGTCCGCGCAGGAGGCGCAGTCGGTCAGATGTGCCTCGACCGCGGCCGTCTCCTCGGCGGAGCAGGCCGACAGCGCCCAGGCGCCGAGCAGCGACTTGAGGATCCGGTGCGGCGGGCCGGCCGCCGCGGCCGGGAGGGGTACGGCAGCCGGCAGCTCGGTCACGGGCTCGGCTTCCGGTTCGCGGGGGCCCTCGCCGGTGTCCTGCGCCGGGTCGCGGACGGGGACCGGCAGGCCGTCGGGGAGCGGGCCGTGGTCCTCGGCGGCGGTGCGCGGGGAAGGTATCCGCGGCCGTTCGCCGGGGTTGCCGGGCAGCTCGCGGCCGTCCCATTCGTCCGGGCCGTTCACCGGGACCGTCCGTGTCCCGGGCCGCCGGGCGGTGCGGAGGTCCCGGGGCCGGTGTGCGGGGAGTACGGCGGGCGGGCTCCGCGGGGAGTGCGCGGCGCCTGCGGTCCATGGGTGGGTGCGGAGCGGCGGGCGGGCGGCAGGGCCTGGTGGTTGTGGGCGGTGGACAGCAGCTGCAGGCCCAGGCGGAGCCGGCGCCGGGCCTCGTCCTCCGTGACGCCGAGGTCGGCGGCGGTCTGGCGGTAGTCGCGGCGCTGGAAGTACGCCAGCTCCAGGGCGGCCCGCAGGGGCGCGGGCATGGACGTGACGATGAAGTCGGCGCGGGCCGCTGCGGAGGCCTCGCGGATCTTCTGCTCTATCTCGGCGGGCGCGGGGGCGTCGGATCCGCAGTCGCGCGCCGAGGCCGCCTCGGCCTGGCGCAGCCGCTGGACGGCCTGATGGCGGGTGACGCCGGCGACCCAGGAGCGCAGCGGGCCCTGCTTGGGGTCGTAGGAATCCGGGTGCTCCCAGATGTAGCCGAACACTTCGCGGGTCACACGGTCGGCGGCGTCCTCGTCGTCCAGGACACGGTAGGCGAGGCTGTGCACCAGGGAGGCGAAGCGGTCGTAGAGCTCACCCAGCGCGGCCGCCTCGCCGTGGGCGAGCCGCTGCTGCATCCGCCTGTCCCACCGCGGTGGGGCGTCGTGTCCCATCGGATCCCCATCCCTGCCCGGCGCCTCCGGGCTCACACCTCTGCCGTCACTCCTGCACTCGCATGCCCGGATGCACCCGCATGCCCGGACCTGTGTGCACCGTCACAGGACCCGCCGTGCCCTCGAATGTAATGCGCGGGTCTGACAACGCACGCTCCTTTGCGGCAAACCGAGCCCTGAGGGGTACGGGGATGGTAAAGCCCTGACGGACCGGTGCCCTCGCTTTGTGGCGATAATGCCCGATCGCAGTGGATCGATGCGGATCGTTCATGCCCGTATGGGGCCATGTGTTATCCGTGTGTGACCGGATCTCGGCGAAGAGCTGCGCTCTTGGGGGCATAGCCTTAGGCGTACTGCCTGTTGCGCCAAGGGTTCGGAAGAGTTTCAGGGGAGAGGGGCCGGGCAGTCGAGGCGGGGAAGGATGAGTTCCGGATGCGGTCCGTAGTCATCCGGTACGAAAGCGAGCGAAAGGCTTCGAGCGCGTGTCGTTGAAGGTGGCAGAGGACGAAAAGGGCCCCTGGGCCGTACTCCAGGTGTCCGGTGAGATGGACCTGGTC
This portion of the Streptomyces sp. 2114.4 genome encodes:
- a CDS encoding ABC transporter substrate-binding protein, with amino-acid sequence MTGRRRSLPRPFSSVPAATTASAAACTAVLASLLSGCGSPAGAAEDSGDKAPITVMTWAPEGTKATNMPGMPAMAQAYARWVNSRGGIRGHHLKVLTCNEQNDSVTAAHCAQRAVTEGAVAVVGSYSQFGRSFMSPLEVKGIPFIGGYGASDEEFESPLSYPVNGGQASLLAGNGRQLAGDCSRVALVRPDTIQGDQMPSLLNSGLQNGHRHPAKDIKAPEDGTDYSSEVNRALDGVDADPAVHGTSASGGKAPGSCVAASLGDHTDTFFDSFRRLQEDRPKVRVASVLGSVGQSLLNRTGGSAGPLEDADITGWYPVAHDPRWQPMRKVINDFAFDDNRIDPADQGVQTTWIAYTVLRALIGQLDDAGVDDITPHALQTTLDRGDHAIDTGGLTPKLRWRDEDMLAVQDFPRIVNGMVTYQVVRDGELTAAQDGFVNVAKTLERRRTDS
- the purU gene encoding formyltetrahydrofolate deformylase, translating into MSESQPTQPGQHDRNDQYVLTLSCPDKQGIVHAVSSYLFITGCNIEDSQQFGDHDTGLFFMRVHFSADSSVSVDKLRASFAAVGDSFGMDWQIHRADEKMRIVLMVSRFGHCLNDLLFRSRIGALPVEIAAVVSNHTDFAELVGSYDIPFHHIPVTRDTKAQAEAQLLELVEAENVELVVLARYMQVLSDDLCKALSGRIINIHHSFLPSFKGAKPYHQAHARGVKLIGATAHYVTADLDEGPIIEQEVERVGHDVTPDQLVAIGRDVECQALARAVKWHSERRVLLNGSRTVVFA
- a CDS encoding RNA polymerase sigma factor — its product is MGHDAPPRWDRRMQQRLAHGEAAALGELYDRFASLVHSLAYRVLDDEDAADRVTREVFGYIWEHPDSYDPKQGPLRSWVAGVTRHQAVQRLRQAEAASARDCGSDAPAPAEIEQKIREASAAARADFIVTSMPAPLRAALELAYFQRRDYRQTAADLGVTEDEARRRLRLGLQLLSTAHNHQALPPARRSAPTHGPQAPRTPRGARPPYSPHTGPGTSAPPGGPGHGRSR
- a CDS encoding zf-HC2 domain-containing protein encodes the protein MNGPDEWDGRELPGNPGERPRIPSPRTAAEDHGPLPDGLPVPVRDPAQDTGEGPREPEAEPVTELPAAVPLPAAAAGPPHRILKSLLGAWALSACSAEETAAVEAHLTDCASCADEALRLRDAVGLLHPADSLDLDPLLRSRVLEGCLGRRPARIPVPEWATPYDAETAKLDALLRDMGEAEWRAPVRLRWFEGERPVERESTVAGVMGHLMAVDGLVATALGLPDPLGTAAPPGAPNPLIRTETFWRTPAEEHSPLALRAPWRDQSYALIRQVSFAGDKVAELAVPYGDFRLALRDAFLDRAFECWVHAGDIAEAVDYPYKPPAAGHLHLMVDLAARLLPSALADRRRAGLAAPPQRLVEAGAPGRTLHLEVEGNGGGHWYIALDSPAALGTPDRTVAHIALDSAEFCQLAAGHISPEEAAAGQNGERDAIRDVLFATASLSRL